A genomic region of bacterium contains the following coding sequences:
- a CDS encoding diguanylate cyclase: MAPRETATRARVLLVEDEELLRWSIERYLSGHGCLVESAREGGAAMRMLAAATYDVVITDLAVGGPDGLTIAAEARRLHAETQVIVITGCGSKDTVLTALRQGVADYLEKPFDLELLLVTVERALEKTEILRELVQLSRTDGLTGLYNQRHCYAVLEAEIGRARRQGHPLALLLVDVDDFKHYNDQYGHLAGDAALIRVAAALRKACRREVDSAFRYGGDEFVVLLPEADGVVAAGVVSRLKALVREEGLSLSVSVGLASLRDGVDLQGLIREADQAMYRDKARASADGLRRAV; encoded by the coding sequence ATGGCACCGCGCGAGACGGCGACCCGGGCAAGGGTGCTCCTGGTGGAAGACGAGGAGCTGCTGCGCTGGTCGATCGAGCGCTACCTCTCGGGCCATGGGTGCCTCGTCGAATCGGCCCGCGAGGGCGGCGCGGCCATGCGCATGCTCGCCGCCGCGACGTATGACGTGGTGATCACCGACCTGGCGGTCGGCGGTCCCGACGGCTTGACGATCGCTGCCGAGGCCCGCCGCCTGCACGCCGAGACGCAGGTCATCGTCATCACCGGCTGCGGCTCCAAGGACACCGTGCTCACGGCGCTGCGGCAGGGGGTGGCCGACTACCTGGAGAAGCCGTTCGACCTCGAGTTGCTGCTGGTCACCGTCGAGCGGGCGCTGGAGAAGACGGAGATCCTGCGGGAACTGGTGCAGCTCTCGCGCACCGACGGCCTCACCGGCCTCTACAACCAGCGTCACTGCTATGCGGTTCTGGAGGCGGAGATCGGCCGTGCCCGCCGCCAGGGCCACCCGCTGGCGCTGCTGCTCGTGGACGTCGACGACTTCAAACACTACAACGACCAGTATGGGCACCTCGCCGGCGACGCCGCGCTCATCCGTGTCGCGGCGGCCCTGAGGAAGGCCTGCCGCCGCGAGGTCGACAGCGCTTTTCGCTACGGCGGGGACGAGTTCGTGGTGCTGCTTCCCGAGGCCGACGGTGTGGTCGCCGCCGGCGTCGTGTCGCGGCTGAAAGCCCTCGTCCGCGAGGAGGGGCTGTCGCTTTCGGTGTCCGTGGGTCTCGCTTCCCTGCGGGACGGCGTCGATCTGCAGGGCCTGATCCGCGAGGCGGACCAGGCGATGTACCGGGACAAGGCGCGGGCCTCCGCCGACGGCCTGCGCCGCGCGGTGTGA
- the ligD gene encoding non-homologous end-joining DNA ligase, whose amino-acid sequence MSRTFVEIEGRRLSLANLEKPLYPAGGFTKAHVLDYYRRAAGVILPHLRGRALTLKRYPEGVDGEYFFEKRCPAHRPPWVSTAQVARRDAQKPMTACLVDDLPTLMWVGNLASLELHVPLARAASPGTPDCVVFDLDPGAPAGIPECARVALLLRGLLGRVGLTGWVKTSGRKGLHLYVPLNRREATFDDTKAFSRAVAEAVQKEHPELVTARMAREQRAGRVFINWSQNGASMTMVCVYSLRAEAQPTVSFPLSWAEVEGAVRRGGAARLRITADEALTRIAKSGDLFREVLAAKQRLPAA is encoded by the coding sequence GTGAGCCGCACGTTCGTGGAGATCGAGGGCCGGCGGCTCTCGCTCGCGAACCTCGAGAAGCCGCTCTACCCGGCCGGCGGGTTCACCAAGGCGCACGTGCTGGATTACTACCGCCGCGCGGCGGGCGTGATCCTGCCGCACCTGCGCGGCCGGGCGCTGACGCTCAAGCGCTACCCCGAGGGGGTCGACGGGGAGTACTTCTTCGAAAAGCGCTGCCCGGCGCACCGCCCCCCGTGGGTGAGCACCGCGCAGGTCGCGCGGCGGGACGCGCAGAAGCCGATGACCGCGTGCCTCGTCGACGATCTGCCGACGCTGATGTGGGTCGGGAACCTCGCGTCCCTCGAGCTGCACGTGCCGCTGGCGCGTGCCGCCTCGCCGGGAACCCCGGACTGCGTGGTCTTCGACCTGGACCCGGGCGCGCCGGCGGGCATCCCCGAGTGCGCCCGCGTCGCGCTGCTCCTGCGCGGACTCCTCGGGCGGGTGGGGCTCACGGGCTGGGTGAAGACCTCGGGCAGGAAGGGGCTGCACCTGTACGTGCCGCTCAACCGGCGGGAGGCGACCTTCGACGACACCAAGGCGTTCTCGCGGGCCGTCGCCGAGGCCGTGCAGAAGGAGCACCCCGAGCTGGTCACGGCGCGGATGGCCAGGGAGCAGCGGGCCGGCAGGGTCTTCATCAACTGGTCGCAGAACGGCGCCTCGATGACGATGGTCTGCGTCTACTCGTTGCGCGCCGAGGCGCAGCCGACGGTCTCCTTCCCCCTGTCCTGGGCCGAGGTCGAGGGCGCCGTCCGGCGCGGCGGGGCCGCGAGGCTGCGCATCACCGCGGACGAGGCGCTCACGCGGATCGCAAAGAGCGGCGATCTCTTCCGGGAGGTCCTCGCCGCGAAGCAGCGGCTGCCCGCGGCGTGA
- a CDS encoding DUF72 domain-containing protein produces the protein MKIHIGTSGFAYKEWQGSFYPEKIAPGDMLRSYARRLGAVEINNTFYRMPTTRLLEGWAAQVPKGFRFAFKAPQVITHFKRLRHVGEEVDRLFGTLSTLGPRLGPVLFQLPANFPADRPALEDFLARIPGAPACAFEFRHPSWLEDGIPELLRSQGCALCVADTDEHPAEGILATAPWGYLRLRRADYTDAELSQWAGRIRAQKWKSAFVFIKHEDGGRGPQIALRLGELAGG, from the coding sequence GTGAAGATCCACATTGGCACCAGTGGCTTCGCGTACAAGGAGTGGCAGGGGAGCTTCTACCCGGAGAAGATCGCGCCCGGGGACATGCTGCGCTCGTACGCGCGGCGCCTCGGCGCGGTGGAGATCAACAACACCTTCTACCGCATGCCGACCACGCGGCTGCTCGAGGGCTGGGCGGCGCAGGTGCCCAAGGGCTTTCGCTTCGCCTTCAAGGCGCCGCAGGTCATCACCCACTTCAAGCGCCTTCGGCACGTCGGCGAGGAGGTCGACCGCCTCTTCGGCACGCTCTCGACGCTGGGCCCGCGGCTCGGGCCGGTGCTCTTCCAGCTCCCGGCGAACTTCCCCGCGGACCGGCCGGCGCTGGAGGACTTCCTCGCGCGCATCCCCGGCGCGCCGGCGTGCGCCTTCGAGTTCCGCCACCCGTCGTGGCTCGAGGACGGCATTCCCGAGCTGCTGCGCTCGCAGGGATGCGCTCTCTGCGTCGCCGACACGGACGAGCACCCGGCGGAGGGGATCCTCGCCACGGCGCCCTGGGGCTACCTGCGGCTGCGCCGGGCCGACTACACGGACGCCGAGCTCTCACAGTGGGCCGGGCGAATCCGGGCGCAGAAGTGGAAGAGCGCGTTCGTCTTCATCAAGCACGAGGACGGCGGCCGGGGACCGCAGATCGCGCTGCGCCTCGGGGAGCTGGCAGGCGGGTAG
- the ligD gene encoding non-homologous end-joining DNA ligase, with translation MTRSPLKAYEAKRRFGRTPEPPPGRGGRPGKRLAFVVQKHAARALHYDLRLELGGVLKSWAVPKGPSLDPKVRRLAVMVEDHPLEYGDFEGIIPKGNYGAGSVAIWDRGTYRHPEAATGADGERALAAGLRKGDLKFVLEGEKLRGEFALVKTAKDDTSWLLIKKRDRFAAPALEGAPPAPLPRRMRPMLAATADKPFDDPDWLFEVKWDGYRAVAEVERGRVVLRSRNLLPLNARFPAIAEALEKIGGDAVLDGEIVVLDARGRPDFQLLQNRRSSRAGHLVYYVFDLPYFEGRDLTGLPLVRRKEILEGILPRSPLVRFSEHVRGEGRLFFDAVRTQGLEGIMAKHAQSPYRPGTRSSQWLKVKTRLTQEAVIAGFTAPRGARRHFGALVLGAFAEGGLTYIGNVGGGLDAKGLANLRRRLEPLIRKRSPFAAAPDVAAPVTWVKPELVCEVVFAEWTADGVMRQPVFLRLREDKAPREVVVERPATRRARGGETP, from the coding sequence ATGACCCGCAGTCCCCTCAAGGCCTACGAGGCGAAGCGCCGGTTCGGGAGGACCCCCGAGCCGCCCCCCGGCCGCGGGGGGCGCCCCGGGAAACGCCTCGCCTTCGTCGTGCAGAAGCACGCCGCGCGGGCGCTGCACTACGACCTGCGGCTCGAGCTCGGCGGCGTGCTCAAGAGCTGGGCCGTGCCGAAGGGCCCCTCGCTGGACCCGAAGGTCCGGAGGCTGGCGGTCATGGTGGAGGACCACCCGCTGGAGTACGGGGACTTCGAGGGGATCATCCCGAAGGGCAACTACGGCGCGGGAAGCGTCGCCATCTGGGACCGCGGCACCTACCGCCACCCGGAGGCCGCGACCGGCGCGGACGGCGAGCGCGCCCTGGCCGCGGGGCTGCGCAAGGGGGACCTGAAGTTCGTCCTCGAGGGCGAGAAGCTCCGCGGGGAGTTCGCCCTGGTGAAGACCGCGAAGGACGACACATCCTGGCTCCTGATCAAGAAGCGGGACCGCTTCGCGGCGCCGGCGCTGGAGGGCGCGCCGCCCGCCCCGCTGCCGCGGCGCATGAGGCCGATGCTGGCAGCGACCGCCGACAAGCCGTTCGACGACCCGGACTGGCTCTTCGAGGTGAAATGGGACGGCTACCGGGCGGTCGCGGAGGTCGAGCGCGGCAGGGTTGTGCTGCGCTCCCGCAACCTCCTGCCGCTCAACGCACGGTTCCCCGCCATCGCCGAGGCCCTGGAAAAGATCGGGGGCGACGCCGTTCTCGACGGGGAGATCGTCGTCCTCGACGCGCGCGGCCGGCCGGACTTCCAACTGCTGCAGAACCGCCGCTCCTCACGCGCGGGCCACCTCGTCTACTACGTCTTCGATCTGCCCTACTTCGAGGGGCGCGACCTGACGGGCCTGCCGCTGGTCCGGCGCAAGGAGATTCTCGAAGGGATCCTGCCGCGCTCGCCGCTGGTCCGGTTCAGCGAGCACGTCCGCGGCGAGGGCCGGCTCTTCTTCGACGCCGTCCGCACGCAGGGTCTCGAGGGGATCATGGCCAAGCACGCGCAGAGCCCCTACCGCCCGGGGACGAGGAGCAGCCAGTGGCTCAAGGTGAAGACGCGGCTCACGCAGGAGGCGGTGATCGCCGGGTTCACCGCGCCGCGGGGCGCGCGCAGGCACTTCGGCGCCCTCGTCCTCGGCGCGTTCGCGGAAGGCGGGCTGACCTACATCGGCAACGTCGGCGGCGGGCTCGACGCAAAGGGGCTCGCCAACCTGCGCAGGCGGCTCGAGCCGCTCATCCGGAAGCGCAGCCCGTTTGCAGCGGCGCCGGACGTGGCCGCCCCCGTCACGTGGGTGAAACCGGAGCTGGTCTGCGAGGTCGTCTTTGCCGAGTGGACCGCGGACGGCGTGATGCGCCAGCCCGTCTTCCTGCGGCTGCGCGAGGACAAGGCGCCGCGCGAGGTTGTCGTCGAACGGCCCGCGACACGCCGCGCGCGAGGAGGTGAAACGCCGTGA
- a CDS encoding Ku protein, which produces MAPGAIWKGEIRFGQASVPVKLHAAVREERIEFHLLHKRDRVRLRQQMICSAEDAPVPAAEQVKGFEVEENRYILVDPEELERTAPEGSRAIEVHEFVKAAQIDPLFFDRAYHLEPDAGPQAYGALRAALAEQDLAGVCTWTMRKRSYLGALRAAGGTLRLHTLRHADEIVPAKALDLPALPLSEKELKIAVELIGHLAASFDAAKFRDEHEERLRGLIARKARGEKVAVVPPRRLKPTPDAQLLKALEASLKKVA; this is translated from the coding sequence GTGGCGCCAGGCGCGATCTGGAAAGGCGAGATTCGATTCGGGCAGGCCAGCGTTCCCGTGAAACTCCACGCGGCGGTCCGGGAGGAACGCATCGAGTTCCACCTGCTCCACAAGCGCGACCGGGTGCGGCTGCGCCAGCAGATGATCTGCTCCGCCGAGGACGCGCCGGTCCCCGCCGCCGAGCAGGTCAAAGGGTTCGAGGTCGAGGAGAACAGGTACATCCTCGTCGACCCGGAGGAACTGGAGCGGACCGCCCCCGAGGGCAGCCGCGCGATCGAGGTGCACGAGTTCGTCAAGGCCGCGCAGATCGACCCGCTCTTCTTCGACCGGGCATACCACCTCGAGCCGGATGCGGGCCCGCAGGCGTATGGGGCGCTGCGCGCCGCGCTGGCGGAGCAGGACCTGGCGGGCGTCTGCACGTGGACGATGCGCAAACGCTCCTACCTGGGCGCCCTGCGCGCCGCCGGCGGGACCCTCCGCCTGCACACGCTGCGCCATGCGGACGAGATCGTGCCTGCGAAGGCCCTCGATCTGCCGGCGCTCCCCCTTTCGGAGAAGGAACTGAAGATCGCGGTCGAGCTGATCGGCCATCTGGCCGCCTCCTTCGACGCTGCGAAGTTCCGGGACGAACACGAGGAGCGGCTGCGCGGGCTGATCGCGCGCAAGGCCCGCGGCGAGAAGGTCGCCGTCGTGCCGCCGCGGCGCCTGAAGCCCACGCCCGACGCGCAGCTGCTCAAGGCCCTCGAGGCCAGCCTGAAGAAGGTCGCGTGA
- a CDS encoding Ku protein, with protein MAAARKPGRTRPPATKTEEGAAGQAIWSGTVSFSLVAIPVRLVNAVEPGRVSFRMLHGKDYAPLLRRMYCPREEKIVPPEEIVRGYEVAPGKYVTVTDEELESLAPERSRTIEILEFIDLNDVDPLHFDRPYYLVPAKGGEKAYALLVEVLRRTKKAGLAKFVLAEREHLVALKSEGGALSLITLHYGGDIVPAAEFAPKQETVESAARRLVEREVRKLIGDFTPAKYADLRRKRIVDLLRKKAEKAPPVEGPAVEGREERGEGPAPPDLVAALREAMHAMKKEKK; from the coding sequence ATGGCCGCCGCGCGCAAGCCGGGACGCACGCGCCCGCCCGCGACGAAGACCGAAGAGGGCGCCGCCGGGCAGGCCATATGGAGCGGGACGGTCAGCTTCAGCCTGGTCGCCATCCCGGTGCGGCTGGTCAACGCCGTGGAGCCCGGACGCGTCTCGTTCCGGATGCTCCACGGCAAGGACTACGCGCCCCTGTTGCGGCGGATGTACTGCCCGCGGGAGGAGAAGATCGTCCCGCCGGAGGAGATCGTCCGCGGCTACGAGGTCGCGCCCGGCAAGTACGTGACCGTCACGGACGAAGAGCTGGAGTCCCTGGCGCCCGAGCGCAGCCGCACCATCGAGATCCTCGAGTTCATCGACCTGAACGACGTCGACCCCCTGCACTTCGACCGCCCCTACTACCTGGTCCCCGCCAAGGGCGGCGAGAAGGCCTACGCGCTGCTGGTCGAGGTCCTGCGTCGCACGAAAAAGGCCGGCCTCGCGAAGTTCGTGCTGGCGGAGCGCGAGCACCTGGTGGCGCTGAAGAGCGAAGGCGGCGCCCTGAGCCTGATCACGCTGCATTACGGGGGCGACATCGTCCCGGCGGCGGAGTTTGCGCCGAAGCAGGAGACGGTCGAGTCCGCGGCCAGGCGGCTGGTGGAGCGGGAGGTCAGGAAGCTCATCGGCGACTTCACGCCGGCGAAGTACGCCGACCTGCGGCGCAAGCGGATCGTGGATCTGCTGCGCAAGAAGGCGGAGAAGGCGCCGCCGGTCGAGGGCCCCGCGGTGGAGGGCCGCGAGGAGCGCGGCGAGGGGCCGGCGCCGCCGGACCTCGTCGCGGCGCTGCGCGAGGCGATGCACGCGATGAAGAAAGAGAAGAAGTGA